One genomic window of Salvelinus alpinus chromosome 17, SLU_Salpinus.1, whole genome shotgun sequence includes the following:
- the LOC139541904 gene encoding salivary glue protein Sgs-3-like: MTPHTSANSTSRFTSLPKVPVSAEPIHPAPKQPRISGIRPPVSDASWSSTLPSSPAPAEPRVVVLLLHRRLATHFLMGHLYRMHQHSRPGPPGTTPPGTTRHHTTRHHTTRHHTTRHHPAPHHLAPPGTTRHHTTRHHTTWHHPAPPGTTPPGTTPPGTTRHHTTRHHTTWHHPAPHHPAPPGTTPPGTTPPGTTRHHTTRHHTTRHHTTRHHPAPHHLAPPGTTRHHTTRHHTTWHHTTRHHPAPHHPAPPGTTPPGTTRHHTTRPPRCP; the protein is encoded by the exons ATGACTCCCCACACCTCTGCAAACTCCACCAGCCGGTTCACCAGTTTACCGAAGGTTCCAGTGTCAGCCGAGCCCATACACCCCGCCCCCAAACAGCCCCGTATCTCTGGGATCAGACCCCCTGTATCTGATGCTTCCTGGTCTTCCACACTGCCATCTTCACCTGCCCCAGCAG AGCCCCGTGTGGTGGTGTTGCTCCTCCACCGTAGATTAGCAACGCACTTCCTTATGGGACACTTATACAGGATGCACCAACATTCTCGCCCGGGACCACCCGGCACCACACCACCCGGCACCACCCGGCACCACACCACCCGGCACCACACCACCCGGCACCACACCACCCGGCACCACCCGGCACCACACCACCTGGCACCACCCGGCACCACCCGGCACCACACCACCCGGCACCACACCACCTGGCACCACCCGGCACCACCCGGCACCACACCACCCGGCACCACACCACCCGGCACCACCCGGCACCACACCACCCGGCACCACACCACCTGGCACCACCCGGCACCACACCACCCGGCACCACCCGGCACCACACCACCCGGCACCACACCACCTGGCACCACCCGGCACCACACCACCCGGCACCACACCACCCGGCACCACACCACCCGGCACCACCCGGCACCACACCACCTGGCACCACCCGGCACCACCCGGCACCACACCACCCGGCACCACACCACCTGGCACCACACCACCCGGCACCACCCGGCACCACACCACCCGGCACCACCCGGCACCACACCACCTGGCACCACCCGGCACCACACCACCCGGCCACCCCGTTGCCCTTAG